In Rosa chinensis cultivar Old Blush chromosome 1, RchiOBHm-V2, whole genome shotgun sequence, a genomic segment contains:
- the LOC112199873 gene encoding PI-PLC X domain-containing protein At5g67130, producing the protein MKTTRHSFLLVLVLVMALAVFSCVVIACSDGQCKLLDQCSTDGDCEAGLYCFGCPSEFSGSRCVRSTTTNQFQLLNNSLPFNKYAFLTTHNAFAIEGEPSHTGVPRVTFTNQEDTVTQQLNNGVRALMLDTYDFKGDVWLCHSFKGKCHDYTAFEPAIDTLNDIQAFLSANLGEIVTLILEDYVEAPNGLTNVFRAAGLMKYWFPTSNMPKSGQDWPLVSDMVTKNQRLLVFTSKQEKEQSEGIAYQWNYMVENQYGNDGMKAGSCSNRAESSPLNDKTKSLVLVNYFGSVPIKQLSCQFNSEDLVSMLNTCYGAAGNRWENFVAVDFYKRSGGGGSFQAIDTLNGELICGCNDVHACVPGSTTPCKV; encoded by the exons ATGAAGACGACTCGGCACAGCTTCCTTCTGGTTCTAGTTCTGGTTATGGCTCTTGCTGTGTTTTCATGTGTCGTCATAGCTTGCTCCGATGGACAGTGCAAG CTCTTAGATCAGTGCTCGACGGACGGAGATTGTGAGGCGGGGCTTTACTGTTTCGGTTGCCCTTCGGAGTTTTCTGGCTCCAGATGTGTGAGATcaaccaccaccaatcaatTCCAGCTTTTG AATAATTCTCTACCATTCAACAAATATGCATTTTTGACAACCCACAATGCTTTTGCTATCGAAGGAGAGCCATCTCATACCGGAGTCCCTCGTGTTACCTTCACGAATCAAGAAGACACTGTCACTCAACAACTTAACAATGGAGTTAGAGCCCTAATGCTTGATACCTATGATTTTAAAGGAGATGTCTGGTTGTGCCATTCCTTCAAAGGAAAATGCCATGACTACACTGCATTT GAGCCAGCTATAGATACATTGAATGATATCCAAGCATTTTTATCAGCAAACCTAGGAGAAATTGTGACATTGATATTAGAGGACTATGTTGAAGCTCCAAACGGATTGACAAATGTTTTCAGAGCTGCCGGATTGATGAAATACTGGTTTCCGACATCAAACATGCCCAAAAGTGGTCAGGATTGGCCGCTGGTTAGCGATATGGTCACTAAGAACCAAAGGCTACTTGTATTCACTTCAAAACAAGAGAAGGAACAATCCGAAGGGATTGCATACCAGTGGAACTACATGGTTGAAAACCAGT ATGGAAATGATGGAATGAAAGCGGGAAGCTGTTCAAACAGAGCTGAATCGTCGCCTCTAAATGACAAGACTAAATCATTGGTGTTGGTTAACTATTTTGGGTCAGTTCCCATTAAGCAGCTCTCATGTCAATTCAATTCTGAGGATTTGGTTAGCATGCTTAACACTTGCTATGGTGCTGCTGGAAACCGATGGGAGAATTTTGTTGCGGTTGATTTTTACAAG AGGAGTGGAGGAGGGGGATCATTTCAAGCTATAGACACTCTCAATGGAGAACTCATATGTGGATGTAACGATGTCCATGCATGTGTG CCAGGATCAACAACACCCTGCAAGGTATAG